The Ahaetulla prasina isolate Xishuangbanna chromosome 5, ASM2864084v1, whole genome shotgun sequence genomic sequence caggggtttccaaccttggcaactttaagcctggcggacttcaaagttggctggggaattctagaagttgaagtccgccaggcttaaagttgccaaggttggagacccctgctctatccccAATTTACGAAATACGGAGGTTGATCCTTTTGAAGGGATTGCTTCTTTTCAGATGGCGCCTCTTCAGAGCCTCGCTTTCTCTCTGAagccccccatcccacccccaagaGGGCACACGGTCCTGCAAAAAGTAATGCTTTTTGAGTGAAGCCCTGCCAACGCCTCGGATCAAAGAAAAGGGAAGACACGCGCTTCGGATCTCTTGCTCCCCCGTTTCACCGCCCTACTAGGATTTCCGCTTGGTGGAGGTAAAAAAAACGGAGCCAGGAATGGCAGCTCCGGGGGCTTTAGTCGCCACTTCGCCACATGATCCGGCCATCGCGTGACCCCAACTCTGAGCTGCAGGAAGAAGAGGACAGAAAGCCTGCAAGAGCTTCCTAGGAGCGAGCGAAAGCGTGtggcccttcctcccaccccgaCCCTCTAGCCTCCTAAAAACTTGCCATGGCCTCTCCGAGGCTGGAAACTTTCTGTTGCCCCAACCGGGACGTCTCCACGAAGCTTGTGGTGTCTTTCAAGCCGGAGGTCTTTTGCGGGGTCTGCCTTGGCAGCGCCTCTGCCGGGATTCTCTTGAGCGCCCTGCAGCTCCTCCCGAAGAAGGGCCGGGGATCGCGGGCGATTTCCAAggcttcctcctccaccaccatccttctcctcatcTCCGCCTGTGACATGCTGGGCTCTCTGGGTAAGAAGGTCACTTCTGATAAGATGGGCTGCTATATACATTTGATAATTAAATGAGGAGGTTTGGGGGAATCCCACCaaagagcagagagagagagagagggggggggggtgggAGAAACAGAGAGTTTCTCTTCCAGCCGCCTAAGGACATTTTAGTATAAAACTAAGGTAGACGGTGATGGAGAAATGTAAGTATTAAGTAACTTTGACAACGCACATCACTAGTTTGGAACCCAATAGAGCTTCTCTAGCATTGCAGCCTAGTTTCTGCTTTGTAACAAGCCCAGTGATTTTTAGTGGACTTACTCCTAGGTCAGGAAAAATGAAATTTCAGATGTTTTAAGACTGAATATCTTTTTTCTGTTCATTAACTTTAATGTATCCAGAGGGATTGAAAAGGCTCATCATGGCATTCCATACGGACTGAACAAGCCAAGTTGTCTACAGTTATATTACTGGGAAAGCTGTAAGAAATGACATTATTCTGCCAGCAGTGGAACTAGCACAACACACAATACTTGAAATATGAAATTTTAATAGGGAATAttaaagcagggggttggactagaagacctacaaggtcccttccaactctgttattcataaTATATGTTATCCGAGGACAACAGTACTAGTAATTTAGCTCCTCTGACATAAAGAAAAACCATAGGCAAATAAAGGCAACAGTGTCTGGTAGAGTAGGTTGAAATTTATTCCTGGACTTTCTGATATGTATAACATATAACATCATTATATGTTATTTCAAAGCAAGGTATGGTTTGTGATTTGTATTTGTGACTAGGATTGCAGTTGCTGTTGCCATCAGTTCGTTTTAGCATTATATAAAAAGCCAGCTGTTCTAATTGGTTTGTCTACTAGTATGTAAGCATTCTTGAGCCCTTTTCCAGAGACTTAATACTCAAGACTCATAATTTGATAAATCTGAAGCCAAATAGAAAAGGCTTCAATGACCAGAATTAAGCTTATTGTTCTAAATGTACATAGAAAGAAATATCTTTGGATGTGATGGGAATTGCTTCTTAATCCACATGCAGTTAGAGTTGGTATGCACTATAAcagaaaatcatttttaaaagataaattacTGTTAGGCAGACAAAATAGTAATGAATATGTTATTTCACAGTTTAACCATAATCTCTAATGAAAGACTGATTAATCTGTTAAGAGTGActcaaatagaatataaaggaaattgctttatatttttttccaaacatgTTTATTTAGATACAGTTTTTGCTTTTCTGGTATTTGTAATACAGTTTGCTAAAaattcccatttaaaaaactcTCTTTTCCCCTTGTCTCATGAAAGATATTCATGAAAgcagaatgggagggagggaaagagagagagagagagagagagagagagagagagagagagagagagctcttaTTGACCTATTTATTTTTACTGCCACATTTCTTCTGAAGAATTTGGCTAAAACTATTCAGTTTTTAATCCCTTATATGTCTCAGTTCATGAATGAAATCCATCCTTTCAGATCTAGGCATTCACATGACCATAGTGAAAATTTgaaagctgggtctgcaggcaagCATATGATTTTTCCCAATCCTTTTCCCACAACGCAGCCATAGAAGCCAATCCCCATTAATCCAGTCAGTGGTTCTTGCAGTATGCCGTCTTACTGTGTCAAAGGTCACTGAGAATGCAGATTATTCATCCTTCTTTCCAGAAAATGTCTAGGATTCACTAGAGAACTGTCAGGAGATTCTTATATTGCTGATCCTTTCCTTATTGGCCAGGCAGGCAGCTGTGGACCAGAAGTTGGAAGGCAGAAGTGAATGTGTGTGAGAGGGAGTAAAACAGTAGTACTTCTAATCCTGATTCACACCAAAGATGTACAGTTTCTACATTTTCTATCCCCAATACATATACAGAAGCAAAGTTGCTTTTTAACTGTCCGGCCAGAGCCTTTACTACTTGAGAATGAAAACACACTTCCATTGCAGTAAAAATATATCTTTACTGaaagataaaaacaaaagcaaagggATAGTGTCTTCAATCCTGGCTAACCTCACATAAGATGAGGGATGAGAAAAAGTAGATAAAAATAACGTTTCCCAGTCCTTAAGGCCATATCTCAAATTACATGGGAAATAAGCTTTGGAAAGCAGAGCAGCAGAACCAAGTCCTTGTCCATCATCTACCTTTCTTCTTGATAGCTGCTGCTTGCAGTGTTGTTGGCTGTTTGTATTTGAGGAGAGAAAGGGGACAAAGAAAGGCCCTGAAAtaaaagcaacagaaatatttgaaacatatattttagaaaatgttttcCCCTGTCAAGGGTCCTTGAAAGCAGGAACCAAACATAAAATGGTTTTAGAATGACTAGCAACATAGATCGAATATAATACCAGTTCTAAAAATGGGCAATTTTGAATGGAAGATTCAAAatgattcagaatagaatagcttcAAGTTATAAAAGGGAAAAACAATTCATCATAGAAAACTGAATGAAGTCAAATTTTCTTTCTAATACTTTGGGAAAGTATGAAACAACATGAATTTTAAAGTGGTCAGAGTCGTACCTTATTAATATagatttattctttttcttatagGTATAATCTTCCGATCTATCATCTGGTTAGGGTTCCCAGACTTTGTGGCAAATATATCTTTAGCAAATCAAACTAATATATGGCCTGCTACATTCTGTGTAGGAAGTGCGGTaggtataaatgaaataaatgaaacttcTACTAGGTTGCACTGATACCTCTCTCCTTTGAAAAAGTCAGGATAGGTTACTTGGGCTGTGCTCTCATTCTTTCTCACCCAGCGGAACATTGGAAATAAATTATTCAAAGATACAGGGATTCTGTCTGCCTACTTGTATAGGAAAAGAAAGAATCATATTTGATATGGGGGCACAATAAGTAGATTAATGAAATACACTTAAAAATGGGTCCGATCAGCCCTTTGGTTgcagagaaaaaaataactgGAATGCAAAAGTTTTTTTGACAGttttttcaaccaaaaactgtctactattgacctcacctcattcctaagaggactataaggggtgtgcataagagcacaaaagtgcctaccgttcctgtcctattgttccctttattatatcaaattaatatagctaatgcatattctttacttatatatatatatatattttcttcatgatatgttttttttacttatgacaatgtttgtgtatactgttgtgacaaaatgaaattaaaaaaaaagctgtatgCAAACTAAACTGGAAATTAGTACCCATAGTACTGTTGCAACCTACATTCCTCCAGGTCATGGACAGTGACTTGGAATATTGGTGATTGCTCCATTCCAAGCCTTCCTCGGGtgctggtcatgtgatcccaaaCAGAGCATTATATGACCTGCTCTGCTTAAGCTTCCTAATGCACAAACATATATCCAGATCTATGACCATTGTTGATAAAAGGATTATAAAGTATTCTGGAAGACGTGTTTCTCATGCTCTTATTTCCCATTTTATATTGGTAAAGTGATTCAGTGTATGAGCTTTATCGCGGAATGGAATAAGTATGTGACATCTCATGAACTGTTCACATTTTATGTGAAAGGCATGCAAGAGCCAAATCCATATATGTTACAACTATAGATAGAAAAAAATGCTAGTGCAGTCTTCCGCTAATTAATATCCAGAACTTGTTCTGCAGTCCCATAAATACTGCTACAGTATCTGGGGTTGATGAGTATGGTAAGCTCCAACATATCATGAAAAAGGTTGCAGAAGGATGTACTGTATTGCTAATTCAAGTAGCCAGAAGAACAGGGAATAGAGAATCATTATTTTTAGACTTTATAATGGTATATGGAAATCACcttggaagagagaaagaagagccaCAGCCTAGACAATAGGCTGATAAATGAGTGAATGGAGAAAGTATCCCCTAAAGAGTAAAAGTGAGGAATGTGGGGTACTTtcaaatttgcaagattctgcaaatgtaaccttacaataatgaCAGAATTAATACTCATAGTTGGGCTTGTCTGGACTGTCTCAAACAACTAATATATATGTATCTTTTATAGTAAACTTGAAAGTAGTGTTAGACTGGTTTGATAGAAAACTCTTTTCCAATCACATTCAGAACTGATCAGTAACTATTTTATTTCCTGAAGCCATAGAATTTCTCCCAATACGGCTCCTAAGTATTCTGAGCTGAAGTTCTAtagtcagggatgggttctacttacttttactaccggtttgcaacagggTAGCGAACGctattgcacatgcgcagaagcttcctgctgATGTCTTGGTCAGTCTCCcattggttttactaccggttcttgtgaaccagtccaaactggtggcaacccaccactgtctatagTGTTAAAACTTTTCAGGCATATCTTTAGTTGATTCATGGGTTATAGAACTAGGTAAACACACTGTTATactcagattttatttttttacttatgctAGTAATAACAATTTTGTGACTTTtgcaaaaattcatttttatataaataaaaaacaagttATAGTCTAAAGCAGCAAATCCTATGCCCATTTATTTAGTaataatcatcttgaatgtatttaacTGCTGCTGttcatttaattttttgttaATGTTTTTAGAACAGCATTTGCTTTCAATAACTGGGTTTTTTaaagttgaatttcattttttttctttgagaaaaaaGTTTGACTTTCAGTATTGTATGCAGCatgattaaattataattttctgCAGGTAAGCTGTATAGTTACCTTTGGAAATAGTGACTAAAAAAGGTATAAGACAAAAGTAACTTAAGTAAAAATAAACAATTGAAGCAATTGAGGTGGaagtcaaataaaaataaagtttcagACCAGTCTAATATGCAGTGAAAATTCAGTTCCGTGAGCAAAAATGCTAGACTTGTAAACACTATTAAGAACTGATAAAAGATCTAAACAAAATGTGTGAATTGTGAACAGATAAATGTGATTTCGTTTGATTGAAAATTTATATTTCAATTTCCATCCAACCTTCATGAGGAATATGTGCAATCAAgtgtaatatatttaataattttgtcATGAAGCACAGTCAATAGTCCTGAGTAACCAAGATTATGACAACCGCTCttatttttcctttaatttaACTTCTCACCATGCTTAAATATCTTTTTAATAGCTTCCTgttcttttggagtaaaaaaggaagaattctGTAGTTGAATAGATTGTACATTTGGATTATGCAGGATTTTGGATTTGATTCTAAAGATCGCAGATTCCAAGCACCTGTCTGCATCTCTTTAAAGTAGCTGTGTGTTTTCCTATATTCACATGGATATTGGTGAGATCAGTGGTATAATTCTGTGAAAAAATGCAGCTATGGTAAAGACCTGTATTCATGCTCTGGCACAATCTAAAACATTCCCCCCCACCAAATTATTTGAATTTGAAGTGCTGAACAAACATTACATATATCTGAATTTAGGAAGAACATGTTGCTCATGGGTCAGTGGAAATTATTTGACCCAATAGTCTTTGGTGTTCTGTGTAGTATACTGAACACAGTTGGACATAACATTTCAGACTTACAAGTAACAATATTTCAATAATCCTGTTCTAAGTACCTAAGACTTTCTGTTTATTTCTCAGATGTGGATTCAACTTTTGTACAGTGCTGTCTTTTGGTGGCTGTTTTGCTATGCTGTGGATTCGTACTTAGTAGTTAGAAGATCAGCAGGAGTAAGGTATCACAAATGAACATTACATTTTAAACATGGGATATTTTCAGGATGGGATATTTTCATGATTAGATAGCTTTATCTTCATGGACGACTATGGATAATGGTTTGCTTAATAATTAATATGAGAGCCAATCTggagtagtggttaaggcatcaagctagaaacgaGGCAACTATAAGttcaagtcctgtcttaggcacagaGCCTATGACCTTGGGTCAgtgactttctctcagccctaggaaggaagccaaGTCACCTGTAAAATGCAAGGATTTCTCCAGACAATATCTGAGAATTGAACACAATTgagcagaaggaaaaaaatatttctttcataCTTAATATTTGCTATCAACATTCAATTGGCTTTTATTCTGTTTAGATTTGCTGCagaatgtatatttttatattggtATTTTCTATTGTTATATTGTATTGCTTTTCAAAAGCTTatctttgtattcttttttcactATCAGTTCAACTTGCCTTGAAATATGAAAGTACTCATGTAATTTTAAAACTTGACAAGGAACAATATTCACATCTTATTTTTCTGTACAATATCCTTCTAGCACTATTGTGTTGTACCACATGATGACATGGGGCTTGGCAATTTTGCTGTGCGTGGAGGGAGTTGCTATGCTCTACTATCCTTCAGTTTCTAGGTAAGTCTAACATTGCCTGAATTTTAAATCATTTCAATAATTTGTTTAAATTAAAGGACACCGAAGGATATTGGTTGGATCCATATTTATTAAAAGGAGGGGAATCTAATCATTTGAAAGCCAGCTTCACTGCCATGGTATATAAtggaaccagaggtggtattcagcaagttctgaccagttctggagaaccggtcacagaaattttgggtaattGAAAGAACcggtaaacaccacctctgactgcccccacccccatctattctctgcctcctgaatgccagctgattgggaagaaatggggattttgcagtaaccttcccctggattggggagggaatggagattttacagtatccttcccctgccacacccaccaagccacaccatgtccaccaagccatgccacacccaccaagtcacaccctcagaaccagtagtaaaatttttgaatcccactactgaatgGAACCCAACCTTTGTTATGTTGTTCAGTCTTGAGGAGATACTTTTTCAAAGTTAGGAACTTGTCAGTGTCTATAGACAGCATGGGAATTTACATGCTGGAGAtgtcaaaaataattaaaagacctGACTTAATATTTACTTGGGTAAGTCTTAGGTTTTAATGACTTATAAGGAATATCCTGCAGGGCAAGCTCTTGTCACAATACAGTGCTAAGGTGGATATTGACAGGAGTCATTTTAGGGGAACCTAAATGCATGCAAATGTTTGATCTTCCTCCCACTACTAGCTTTTGTTTTAACTGCAAACATCCATTTTTCCAGAAGATTTTAATCTCACAAAGGAACTCTAGTATTAGGAGACCTGTGGGAGATGCGGAATTGTTAAAGCAGTGAGATGTGAAATTTGTATATGAAAGAAGTAACATCCTTTTTGTTTGCTgaggttttttatttgttctcaaATGGGCCATATAACCAGCAACCTGCTGTATTTGTCTAACTTATTAAACCATTAAGAAACATATCATTATGGAATTGCAACTGGCTCTATGTCTATTTGCTGTGCAATGAGCaatgaaagaaaagagggaggtgaAATAGAGGAAAGGGTATAAGAAAGAATGAGTTTATCTCACAAGTTTGGGATGTTGTCTTGCTCACCTCTTTAGCACAATGCATACACCATTGTTGCAACCACCAACTTCTGCTTTTATATTTTACTAGCTCTATGCCCCGACCACATGTACAGGTATACTATCTGAATGACTTAAATGCCTTTACTTCTCCAAATACAAGTTATGGaatcatttctcttttttccacATAGAGCATTAGAATAGATTCATACTTAGCCTTTTTGGTATCGATCAGGTTAGTATTGATTTCTTGCATTAGGCCGTTtttcaaatgcattttaattccttttcttatttttcgAAAAATTGGATCAATTAAGTGGCCTCCTAAAAGCTTCCACCTTCGTTAGATTTCTCCATATAGTCATTCTTTGTTTGAAAAATAGTTACTGTACTATCACTAccagttatataatatatatttgttcACACAAATATAGCCTTCTGTCTAGCTAGCAGTCGATGCTGCCACACTAAAGATGCCTTATTCAGTGTATTCCTAGTTGCATTGTGAGCAAACAAAAAGAAATCTTCCTTGATTAAGCAGGAATCTTTTTCAACTTGGGAACAAATAAATCAGAATTATAATCTGTCTTTTCTCCCTATTCTACAGTTGTGAAAATGGATTGGAGCATGCAATTCCTCATTATGTCACCACATATGTTCCACTGGTTCTTGTTTTGATGGCCAACCCAATTCTCTTCAGTAGAACTGTGGCTGCTGGTAAGATTCCAAATAGCAATTGGATTTTTAATAGGAAAAAATGAAGATTAACAGAGCAATTCTACTTACTAGGAAGTGGGGgcagggcagggatgaaatgctcccggttcgcaccggctctcccgattaggtagcgatggcagctgctggttcggaggaccggtagcaaaaatccctggccctgcccccccttcccctgctgagctgcaccaacagcagaggttgtttttttttacttttaaaagtttttcttcagccgaaacatgcctttaaaagtaaaaaaaaaccctctgatgatcgcggggctgagcagagatcatcaaaaccctttaaaagttttttttaaaaaaaacctcttcagccgaaggggaaaaaaaacaaga encodes the following:
- the GPR143 gene encoding G-protein coupled receptor 143 isoform X1, giving the protein MASPRLETFCCPNRDVSTKLVVSFKPEVFCGVCLGSASAGILLSALQLLPKKGRGSRAISKASSSTTILLLISACDMLGSLGIIFRSIIWLGFPDFVANISLANQTNIWPATFCVGSAMWIQLLYSAVFWWLFCYAVDSYLVVRRSAGVSTIVLYHMMTWGLAILLCVEGVAMLYYPSVSSCENGLEHAIPHYVTTYVPLVLVLMANPILFSRTVAAVASLLKGRQGIYTENERRLGTEIKNRFFKIMLIIIVCWSSNIINEGLLFYLEMQPDISGSFLKNIRTAALITWIIMGVLNPMQGFLFTLAFYGWTGWNLDLQWQKSPIPWDSLSTSTAAGNGYALPSGNSVNFHDSKKTSTVPIHQTDETLSILSEGNLGTNEGLMKNSPVYQGW
- the GPR143 gene encoding G-protein coupled receptor 143 isoform X2 is translated as MASPRLETFCCPNRDVSTKLVVSFKPEVFCGVCLGSASAGILLSALQLLPKKGRGSRAISKASSSTTILLLISACDMLGSLGIIFRSIIWLGFPDFVANISLANQTNIWPATFCVGSAMWIQLLYSAVFWWLFCYAVDSYLVVRRSAGVSTIVLYHMMTWGLAILLCVEGVAMLYYPSVSSCENGLEHAIPHYVTTYVPLVLVLMANPILFSRTVAAVASLLKGRQGIYTENERRLGTEIKNRFFKIMLIIIVCWSSNIINEGLLFYLEMQPDISGSFLKNIRTAALITWIIMGVLNPMQGFLFTLAFYGWTGWNLDLQWQKSPIPWDSLSTSTAAGNGYALPSGNSVNFHDSKKTSTVPIHQTDETLSILSEGNLGTNEGLMKNSPVYQG
- the GPR143 gene encoding G-protein coupled receptor 143 isoform X3, producing the protein MASPRLETFCCPNRDVSTKLVVSFKPEVFCGVCLGSASAGILLSALQLLPKKGRGSRAISKASSSTTILLLISACDMLGSLGIIFRSIIWLGFPDFVANISLANQTNIWPATFCVGSAMWIQLLYSAVFWWLFCYAVDSYLVVRRSAGVSTIVLYHMMTWGLAILLCVEGVAMLYYPSVSSCENGLEHAIPHYVTTYVPLVLVLMANPILFSRTVAAVASLLKGRQGIYTENERRLGTEIKNRFFKIMLIIIVCWSSNIINEGLLFYLEMQPDISGSFLKNIRTAALITWIIMGVLNPMQGFLFTLAFYGWTGWNLDLQWQKSPIPWDSLSTSTAAGNGYALPSGNSKEKDGSVSY